The following coding sequences are from one Bacteroidales bacterium window:
- a CDS encoding MFS transporter has protein sequence MKEPKNSSNQNIRAEGYIPFTQLAAYGAGGIIPIALFNVAGILVGLMGNISLGLSAFWLGFILIIPRIWDALSDPIIGHISDNTRTRWGRRRPYLLVGGILVSITFVIMWWIPKGEMVQAWFPTESSYHAFQLVYILFTLLLFFTAVNIFEIPHGALGMEMTTDYHARTRLFSAKSFVGNLFAMSTPWLFAIATMEVFKGPGGNEADGMRYVSLMIAAILIPLSFWWFFKLREPGFQKVSKQEKTHFWKDMKLVVSNRNFVMLTLTVFTLAMGFNFVQLLGSYIPIFYVFGGDKVAGATMLGINGTVWAITGVLAVFPLNWISPKLGKRNTLIIAMVLMSLAQLSKIVCYNPHYPYLIVIPTVLLSAGMLFFFTLGSSMVGDICDEDELNTGKRSEGSYYAIFWWFIKMGTALASFVAGALIVFTMFDEAQVTKVDSLQGNIRELRSKVQIWNGDHGFKGTTASLLETTKKQCADALDESKIYVNFLEKESIKKENESNQNIAKYQIDRKSALQNALTITKSTVFGLEHIQSQLETLGSQPSDSAVIRLSNEAVSLTLQTKFEKAKMNSFELISHLNSKSLESKLIKKEETDKHYNLIMQEITGVRDRIADIQTTSSLASLDKDLGIIEKEIMPLTQQTPYTLLMMRIVEIGLPFLLSLVSIFFVLKYSLTEKRSHEIKELLKQRNSERSNGENSEIEPSIV, from the coding sequence ATGAAAGAGCCGAAAAATAGTTCGAATCAAAACATAAGAGCAGAAGGATATATACCCTTTACGCAGCTAGCGGCCTATGGTGCCGGAGGTATTATTCCAATAGCACTTTTCAATGTAGCTGGAATACTTGTAGGATTGATGGGCAATATAAGCCTTGGTTTGAGTGCTTTTTGGTTAGGATTCATCCTGATTATCCCTCGAATATGGGATGCCCTCTCCGACCCTATCATTGGTCATATTTCAGATAACACAAGAACCCGCTGGGGACGGCGTCGCCCCTATTTGCTTGTAGGTGGAATTCTGGTCTCAATCACTTTTGTGATAATGTGGTGGATTCCTAAAGGCGAAATGGTGCAAGCATGGTTCCCAACTGAGTCGAGCTACCATGCATTTCAATTAGTCTATATTCTTTTTACACTTCTTCTATTTTTCACTGCTGTAAATATCTTCGAGATTCCTCATGGAGCCCTTGGAATGGAGATGACTACCGATTACCATGCTCGAACACGCCTATTCAGCGCAAAAAGTTTTGTTGGAAATCTGTTTGCCATGAGCACACCTTGGCTTTTCGCCATTGCCACAATGGAGGTTTTCAAAGGACCTGGAGGAAATGAGGCCGATGGAATGCGTTACGTATCCCTGATGATAGCAGCTATTCTTATTCCACTCTCTTTCTGGTGGTTTTTCAAATTACGCGAGCCGGGATTTCAAAAAGTTTCGAAACAGGAAAAAACGCACTTCTGGAAAGATATGAAGTTAGTAGTTTCCAATAGAAACTTCGTAATGCTAACATTGACAGTTTTCACACTTGCAATGGGCTTCAACTTCGTGCAACTACTTGGCTCATATATACCAATCTTTTATGTTTTTGGTGGCGATAAAGTTGCTGGGGCAACAATGCTTGGAATCAATGGAACAGTATGGGCTATTACAGGAGTTCTTGCTGTATTCCCTCTCAATTGGATAAGTCCTAAATTGGGTAAGCGGAATACCCTTATTATTGCCATGGTTCTTATGAGCCTAGCTCAACTTTCCAAAATAGTTTGTTACAATCCGCACTATCCTTACTTAATTGTAATACCTACAGTTTTACTATCGGCAGGTATGCTGTTCTTCTTTACCCTTGGCTCTTCGATGGTAGGCGATATCTGTGATGAAGACGAACTAAACACAGGCAAACGCTCCGAGGGAAGCTATTATGCAATATTCTGGTGGTTTATAAAGATGGGAACCGCACTAGCCAGTTTTGTTGCAGGTGCGCTCATCGTTTTCACCATGTTTGACGAAGCACAGGTTACAAAAGTCGATAGTTTGCAGGGTAATATCAGAGAACTTCGGAGTAAAGTTCAAATCTGGAATGGCGATCATGGTTTTAAGGGAACAACTGCATCTCTGCTTGAAACTACCAAAAAGCAGTGTGCTGATGCGCTAGATGAATCAAAAATATATGTGAATTTCCTTGAAAAAGAATCTATTAAGAAGGAAAACGAATCAAATCAAAATATTGCCAAATATCAAATCGACAGGAAATCAGCGTTACAGAATGCGCTAACTATCACAAAGTCTACAGTCTTTGGGCTTGAACACATCCAGTCACAACTAGAAACGCTAGGATCTCAGCCTTCTGATTCCGCCGTTATTCGACTTTCAAATGAAGCAGTATCACTCACACTTCAAACGAAATTTGAGAAGGCCAAGATGAATTCATTTGAACTCATTTCGCACTTGAATTCCAAATCACTGGAATCCAAATTAATTAAAAAAGAAGAGACAGATAAGCACTATAATCTTATCATGCAAGAGATTACTGGTGTTAGAGATCGAATTGCCGATATCCAGACCACTTCCTCATTGGCTTCATTAGACAAAGATCTTGGAATCATCGAAAAAGAAATTATGCCATTAACACAGCAGACTCCCTATACTCTTCTGATGATGCGTATTGTAGAGATCGGGCTGCCATTCTTATTGAGTTTAGTATCTATTTTCTTTGTGCTCAAGTATTCTCTTACCGAAAAACGATCACATGAAATTAAGGAACTTCTCAAGCAAAGGAATTCGGAACGTTCTAATGGAGAAAATAGTGAAATTGAACCATCAATAGTTTAA